AGCAGGTGATGGACGATACCTCGCTGTGCGAACAGATGCAGCAGGTCGCCGAACGGCACCTGCTGCGTTTCCGAATAGAGACGCTGCAGGTGCTGCGCGAACACCGGCTGCCGGAAACCAACGTCTGCGCACCCGCGGCAAACCATTCCGCCACCCTGCATTAACAACGACACCACGACCTGAGGGGAAATCTGCCAATGAATGAATTGAATGATGACATGAAGAAAATGCTGGCCAAACAGCTGCCTGTACAGGCCACCAGCAGCCCGAGCGGCGTGCCCGATATCGGCCCCAAGCGCTCTCTGCGGCTCTATGATGACCGTACGCTGATTTACAACGAAAATACCGGTGGCCAGACGCTGCAAAATATCAGGGAGGGATCGAAAATGGCCGTCGTGGTCATCGACCGCGAGGCGCTGGACGGTTACCGTTTCGTCGGCACCCCGGAACTGTTCCTGGCGGGCAAGCCGTTTGACGACGCGTTGGCATTTGCAGAAAAAAATGGAATGAAGCCGCCGAAATACGCGGTGCTCATTCATATAGACAGTATTTATACCCTGCGCTCCGGCCCCAATGCCGGTACCCGACTTTAAAGGCAGGCCGCTATGCGGCGCGGAATTTCACGTTCAGGGTTAGGCCATCGCGGTAGGTTAATTGCCTAACCATGAACGGGCGGCCGGTCGATGCAACCAGTCAGCTTTTAGGGGGAATGGTGACGGTCATACGCTCACCCACCAGGGCGATCGCGATGCCTTCCGCGCACTCTTTCTGAATGGCCGCCAGCTGTTGAGTTTCCAGCGCATAGGGCAGCTGAATATCAAACACCGTCAGGCCCTGCTGCTGCGCCAGGTCAATCAGGCGCACGATATTGGTTTCATCGCTGACCTGCGTCGACACCACCTGCAGCGCCAGCTCTTTCAACTGCTCTTTGCGCGTTTGTGACGAGGTCACGCGCGATTTCAACACCATGCCGAAGATCGGCATCACACCATAAATAGCATCAACAAAGCGCCAGTGCTTCCTGCACGATGCGGACAGAAAATCCATGTAGTCGAAACAGATTTTCTCACTGCGCGCGATGGATGCAAGGTGATTGCTGTTCATCCCCTCATTCCTCTCATGGCCAGTGTTAACCCGTGGTCTTTCAAGCCACCGCCGGGCGGCAACCTGAAATGCATTGGGGATCTTACATCCAGAAATGGATAATCATGCGAAGCTTTAACGACTTTCCGCCGTATAATGGCATAATTCCCCTATTGTTTGCCAGTCTGTCCAGGAGCTTTAATCAATGGAACACCCCAACTCTGCCCCGGTGCTGATTACCGGCGGCGCGCGGCGCATCGGGCTGGCGCTCGCCAAGGCGTTTCTCCAGCGCGGCGTTCCCGTCATCATCGCCTATCGCAGCGAATATCCGGCGATGGCCGAGTTGAAAGCCTTGGGCGCCTGCTGTATTCAGGGCGACTTTTCCACGCACGAAGGCATCTACCGTTTCGCCGACCAGGTTCGACAGGTGGCGCCCAAACTGCGTGCGGTGATCCACAACGCCAGCGCCTGGCAGGCCGAGTCGCCGGAAGTGCCGCCGGAGCAGGTGATGGCGGCGATGCTGCAAATTCACGTCTACACACCCTATTTGCTCAACCAACTGCTCGAATCCTGCTTGACCGGCCAGGGCCAGGCCGGCGCGGACATTATTCATCTGACCGACTACGTGGTGGAAAAAGGCAGCGACAAACACATCGCCTATGCCGCCAGCAAGGCCGCGCTGGACAATATGACCCGATCGTTCGCCCGCAAGCTGGCGCCGGAGGTCAAGGTCAACGCCATCGCGCCGGCGCTGATCATCTTCAATGCGGGCGACGATGAGGCCTATCGCCAGCAGGCGTTGGCGAAATCGCTGATGAAGGTGGCGCCGGGTGAGAGCGAAGTGGTAAACCTGGTGAATTACCTGCTGGAGAGCCGCTACGTGACCGGGCGTACTCACGGCGTCGACGGCGGGCGGCCGCTGCGCTGACGCAAAGATCCGCATGGCGCATCCTCGCGGGCCGCGCTATGCTGAAATCCGCTTTTCTTATTAAAACACGGGCATATGCATAAAATTGTTTTTGTGGAAGACGATCCTGAAGTCGGCAAACTGATCGCCGCCTATCTGGGCAAACACGACATCGAGGTGCTGATCGAGCCGCGCGGCGACAGCGCGCAGGCGCGCATCGAGCGCGAGCAACCCGATTTGGTGCTGCTGGACATCATGCTGCCCGGCAAAGACGGCATGACGCTATGCCGCGATCTGCGCCCGACCTTCCCCGGCCCGATAGTACTGCTCACCTCGCTCGACAGCGACATGAACCATATTCTGTCGCTGGAGATGGGCGCCAACGACTATATTCTGAAAACCACGCCGCCGGCGGTATTACTGGCGCGCCT
The sequence above is drawn from the Serratia sp. FDAARGOS_506 genome and encodes:
- a CDS encoding pyridoxamine 5'-phosphate oxidase family protein; protein product: MNELNDDMKKMLAKQLPVQATSSPSGVPDIGPKRSLRLYDDRTLIYNENTGGQTLQNIREGSKMAVVVIDREALDGYRFVGTPELFLAGKPFDDALAFAEKNGMKPPKYAVLIHIDSIYTLRSGPNAGTRL
- the folM gene encoding dihydromonapterin reductase; amino-acid sequence: MEHPNSAPVLITGGARRIGLALAKAFLQRGVPVIIAYRSEYPAMAELKALGACCIQGDFSTHEGIYRFADQVRQVAPKLRAVIHNASAWQAESPEVPPEQVMAAMLQIHVYTPYLLNQLLESCLTGQGQAGADIIHLTDYVVEKGSDKHIAYAASKAALDNMTRSFARKLAPEVKVNAIAPALIIFNAGDDEAYRQQALAKSLMKVAPGESEVVNLVNYLLESRYVTGRTHGVDGGRPLR